The following are from one region of the Candidatus Deferrimicrobium borealis genome:
- a CDS encoding TonB-dependent receptor, translating into MKKFPFPYLLGFLAMAAWGFPPFSRPALAETCDPPIAVAVSVQGDVKVKHGKAGEWLPVGRKDAFCPGDILRVMERSRADLLLMNETTLRLDQTTEIAFSAPAKEKDTWLDLLLGGAYFLSRTPRRFKVGTPFVNAGIEGTEFFIRAESDKTLVTVFEGRVTAANDRGSVTLDRGQSAEASVGQAPVLRAVAHPRDAVQWTLYYPAVVAPRAGAAQDWRERAAALLAVGRADEAQVVIDEALKNAPGDADALALQAVIAVARNEKGTASELGKKAVAANPESATARVALSYAQQANFDLEGALSSVQAAVRSEPGNALARARLSELLLSFGRLDEALDEAQKASAQNPGIARTQTVLGFAYLAQVKTRDSRDAFERAIGLDQADPLPRLGLGLATIRDGDVQAGREEIAIAASLDPNSSLIRSYLGKAYYEEKRGKTASTQFTMAKELDPSDPTPYFYDAILKQSLNRPVEALQDLQKSISLNDNRAVYRSRLLLDEDLAARSASLGRIYDDLGFQQLALVEGWKSVNTDPANFSAHRFLADSYAALPRHEVARASELLQSQLLQPININPVQPQFAESKRLILGGTGPASPSFNEFSPLFNRNRLALQASGVVGNQKTAGDEVVLSGLWNRFSGSVGQYHYETDGFRTNNDLTQNIYNVFTQASLSHKTSVLAEYRAFDGDHGDLELDFLTDDFFKNIRYSDQYKGGRVGVHHAFAPGSDFIGTMVYELHKYDAKLKDQFPFDVGVVLDLDVADQTSDHVVDVELQQILRRGRYQLVAGAGYLHVNRDATLSVSQSTTPPVFPPDVQQDSLDSTVDHTNAYLYLHVRYPESATWTVGGSADFFRDSADVSGVEDRNQFNPKFGVTWTPRPGTTVRGAVFRVLRRTLPFTSQTIEPTQVAGFNQFYDDLAGTDAWTYGAGADQKITDSLFAGVEYFQRDLDVPISVTVPPAPTTYERFDWKERQGRAYVNWTPDPRWALSADYLYERQDRELHLVKEVRTHRVPLSARFFHPSGVFATATGTWFDQSGEFFRNGEAPSTATPTSGSDRFWIVDASVGYRLPDRWGIVSIEARNLFDRSFQYQDTDPVRPIIQPGRTVYIKATLSL; encoded by the coding sequence ATGAAAAAGTTTCCTTTCCCGTATCTCCTGGGGTTCCTGGCAATGGCCGCCTGGGGATTTCCTCCGTTCTCCCGCCCGGCCTTGGCCGAAACGTGCGACCCGCCGATCGCTGTGGCCGTTTCGGTGCAGGGGGACGTGAAGGTAAAACACGGGAAAGCGGGCGAATGGCTCCCGGTCGGCCGCAAGGACGCGTTCTGCCCCGGCGACATCCTCCGGGTGATGGAGCGGAGCCGGGCGGACCTGCTCCTGATGAACGAGACCACCCTTCGCCTCGACCAGACCACCGAGATCGCCTTCAGCGCGCCGGCGAAGGAAAAGGACACCTGGCTGGACCTGCTCCTCGGGGGCGCGTATTTCCTGAGCCGCACCCCCCGGCGGTTCAAGGTCGGAACCCCCTTCGTCAACGCGGGGATCGAGGGGACCGAGTTCTTCATCCGGGCGGAAAGCGACAAGACCCTCGTGACGGTGTTCGAGGGAAGGGTGACGGCGGCGAACGACAGGGGAAGCGTCACGCTCGACCGGGGGCAGTCGGCCGAGGCGTCGGTGGGGCAGGCGCCTGTTTTACGGGCGGTGGCGCACCCACGGGACGCGGTCCAATGGACGCTCTACTATCCCGCGGTCGTCGCGCCCCGTGCAGGGGCCGCGCAGGACTGGCGGGAACGGGCCGCGGCCCTCCTCGCGGTCGGCCGGGCCGACGAGGCCCAGGTGGTGATCGACGAGGCCCTCAAAAACGCGCCGGGCGACGCCGACGCGCTCGCCCTGCAGGCGGTGATCGCGGTCGCCCGGAACGAGAAGGGAACCGCGTCCGAACTGGGGAAGAAAGCGGTCGCGGCGAATCCGGAATCCGCGACCGCCCGCGTCGCCCTTTCGTATGCGCAGCAGGCGAATTTCGACCTGGAGGGCGCCCTGTCTTCCGTCCAGGCCGCGGTCCGGTCGGAGCCCGGGAATGCGTTGGCCAGAGCGCGGCTATCCGAGCTTCTCCTCTCTTTCGGCCGGTTGGACGAGGCGCTCGATGAGGCGCAAAAGGCCTCGGCGCAAAACCCCGGCATCGCGCGGACGCAGACGGTATTGGGATTCGCGTACCTCGCGCAGGTGAAGACACGGGACTCCCGGGACGCGTTCGAACGCGCGATCGGGCTGGACCAGGCGGACCCCCTCCCGCGCCTGGGGCTGGGGCTGGCGACGATCCGGGACGGCGACGTGCAGGCGGGACGGGAGGAGATCGCGATCGCGGCAAGCCTCGACCCGAACAGTTCCCTGATCCGCAGCTACCTGGGGAAGGCGTACTACGAGGAGAAGCGCGGGAAAACGGCATCGACGCAGTTCACCATGGCGAAGGAGCTGGACCCTTCCGACCCAACGCCCTACTTCTACGACGCGATCCTGAAGCAGTCCCTGAACCGGCCGGTGGAGGCGCTGCAGGACCTGCAGAAGTCGATCTCGCTGAACGACAACCGGGCGGTCTACCGGTCCCGCCTCCTCCTGGACGAGGACCTGGCGGCGCGAAGCGCCAGCCTCGGCAGGATCTACGACGACCTGGGATTTCAGCAACTGGCCCTCGTGGAGGGGTGGAAATCGGTCAACACCGACCCTGCGAACTTCTCCGCGCACCGGTTCCTGGCGGACTCCTACGCGGCTCTCCCGCGGCATGAGGTCGCAAGGGCAAGCGAGCTGCTGCAATCGCAGCTGCTCCAGCCGATCAACATCAATCCGGTTCAGCCCCAATTCGCAGAGAGCAAGCGGTTGATCCTCGGCGGCACCGGTCCCGCTTCCCCCTCGTTCAACGAATTCAGCCCCCTGTTCAACCGGAACCGCCTGGCGCTCCAGGCGAGCGGCGTGGTCGGGAACCAGAAAACCGCGGGGGACGAGGTCGTCCTTTCCGGCTTGTGGAACCGGTTCTCCGGAAGCGTGGGGCAGTACCATTACGAGACGGACGGTTTCCGGACGAACAATGACCTGACGCAGAACATCTATAACGTATTCACGCAGGCGAGCCTCTCGCACAAGACGAGCGTCCTGGCGGAGTACCGGGCGTTCGACGGTGACCACGGGGACCTGGAACTGGATTTCCTTACGGACGACTTCTTCAAGAACATACGCTACTCGGACCAGTACAAAGGCGGACGGGTCGGTGTTCACCACGCCTTCGCACCCGGGTCCGACTTCATCGGCACGATGGTCTACGAGTTGCATAAATACGATGCGAAGTTGAAGGACCAATTCCCTTTCGACGTTGGCGTGGTCCTAGACCTTGATGTTGCCGATCAGACAAGCGATCACGTCGTGGACGTCGAACTCCAGCAGATCCTGCGCCGGGGGCGGTACCAACTCGTCGCGGGAGCGGGGTACCTCCACGTGAATCGCGACGCAACCCTCTCCGTGTCGCAGAGCACCACTCCCCCCGTGTTTCCGCCGGACGTCCAGCAGGATTCCTTGGACAGCACCGTAGACCACACCAACGCCTACCTGTATCTCCACGTGCGGTACCCGGAAAGCGCGACCTGGACCGTGGGGGGAAGCGCCGACTTCTTCCGCGATTCTGCGGACGTTTCGGGCGTCGAGGACCGAAACCAGTTCAACCCGAAATTCGGGGTGACGTGGACCCCCCGCCCGGGTACCACCGTCCGGGGGGCGGTTTTCCGGGTGCTTCGGCGCACGCTGCCGTTCACCAGCCAGACGATCGAGCCCACCCAGGTGGCGGGCTTCAACCAGTTCTACGACGATTTGGCTGGAACGGATGCGTGGACGTACGGCGCCGGCGCGGACCAGAAGATAACGGACAGCCTGTTCGCGGGGGTCGAGTATTTTCAAAGGGACCTGGACGTGCCGATATCCGTCACCGTCCCTCCCGCGCCAACGACCTACGAACGGTTCGACTGGAAGGAGCGCCAGGGGCGGGCCTATGTCAACTGGACACCCGATCCGCGGTGGGCCCTCTCCGCCGACTACCTGTACGAACGCCAGGACCGGGAGCTGCACCTGGTCAAGGAGGTGAGAACGCACCGGGTTCCGCTGTCGGCCCGCTTCTTCCACCCGTCGGGGGTGTTCGCGACGGCCACCGGCACCTGGTTCGACCAGAGCGGAGAGTTCTTCCGCAACGGCGAGGCTCCCTCCACGGCCACGCCGACGTCGGGTAGCGACCGGTTCTGGATCGTCGACGCTTCCGTCGGCTACCGCCTCCCCGACCGGTGGGGGATCGTTTCGATCGAAGCGAGGAACCTGTTCGACCGGTCGTTCCAGTACCAGGACACGGACCCGGTCCGTCCGATCATCCAGCCCGGGCGCACGGTGTATATCAAGGCGACGCTATCCCTGTAA
- a CDS encoding adenylate/guanylate cyclase domain-containing protein — protein sequence MLSRIVKGALLGVGAGIVGSIASLTPFGLSIEENLGLEILFHLRGQRTPPPEVVVIGIDKESSDRFDLPNTEKKFPRSLHADLTEKLSKRGAAVIAFDLFFEDSLEHGQDLAFAAAMRKAGNVVLCERLQCERISLTDRSGTSGGEIEILRRIPPISLFEGAATASTPYPLPKVSAKVVSDWTFRATAENFPPPTLPVVAFQMYALPAYADFRLLLEEVFPADANRLPRSAEEIIRSRGIKGMILEVREIFEKDPSAERRLLAALDRSPSITADPKRHRILRSLIRMYGGGIRKFLNFYGPPRTIPTIPYYLALQPAENGVKTLSSADVAGRAVFVGSSESRQLAQKDGFHTVYTQENGVDLSGVEIEATSFANLLEDMPLRPLPLGVHVSGILLWGLAVGVLSFVFRPAVSFPAVAALSVLYLGAAVHRFTVEAAWYPVVFPLLVQGPMVLLGSVAWNYVELNRERRNFRRALADYLPAGVVDDLAKNIEGLRVGNRLVNGICLATDAERYTALAESMEPKDLAQLMNRYYEAVFDPVRRHGGMVSNVVGDSMLALWLATKEDPAPLNDACLAAIEISNAMREFRGLHEGIALPTRIGLHAGEILLGNIGAGQHFEYRPVGDIVNTATRIEGLNKYLGTRILVSREVISMAGTFLARDLGRFLLVGKSRPVHVFELVNLLAEATPREKEYCASFAEGLERFRRQAWEKATETFQQTLGIREGDGPSLFYLLLCARYSQIPPGEGWDGVVQMEKK from the coding sequence ATGCTCTCTCGGATCGTCAAAGGGGCCTTGCTGGGCGTCGGCGCGGGGATCGTGGGGAGCATCGCGAGTCTCACCCCGTTCGGGCTGAGCATCGAGGAAAACCTCGGCTTGGAGATCCTGTTCCATCTGCGGGGGCAGAGGACGCCTCCCCCCGAAGTGGTCGTCATCGGCATCGACAAGGAATCGTCCGACAGGTTCGATCTCCCGAATACCGAGAAGAAATTTCCCCGCTCCCTGCATGCGGACCTCACGGAAAAACTGTCGAAGCGCGGCGCAGCGGTCATCGCGTTCGATCTCTTTTTCGAGGATTCCTTGGAGCATGGCCAGGATCTCGCGTTCGCCGCGGCGATGCGGAAAGCCGGCAACGTGGTGTTGTGCGAACGCCTGCAGTGCGAACGGATCTCCCTGACGGACCGGAGTGGAACGTCCGGCGGGGAGATCGAGATTTTACGGAGAATCCCCCCGATCTCCCTCTTTGAGGGTGCCGCCACCGCCTCGACGCCGTATCCCCTTCCCAAGGTTTCCGCAAAGGTTGTAAGTGATTGGACGTTCCGGGCGACCGCGGAAAACTTCCCGCCGCCTACGTTACCGGTGGTCGCATTCCAGATGTACGCGCTTCCCGCGTACGCCGATTTTCGCCTCCTCCTGGAGGAGGTATTCCCCGCAGACGCAAACCGGCTTCCCCGCTCCGCGGAGGAAATCATCCGGTCGCGGGGGATCAAGGGAATGATCCTGGAGGTGCGGGAAATCTTCGAAAAGGATCCGTCCGCGGAGAGGCGGTTGCTGGCCGCGCTGGACCGTTCCCCATCGATCACCGCGGACCCGAAAAGACACCGGATCCTGCGGTCGCTCATCCGCATGTACGGAGGCGGCATCCGGAAGTTCCTGAATTTCTACGGTCCCCCGCGGACGATCCCCACGATCCCGTATTACCTGGCGCTCCAACCGGCGGAGAATGGGGTGAAAACCCTTTCCTCCGCGGACGTTGCGGGGAGGGCCGTTTTCGTCGGATCCTCGGAATCCCGCCAACTCGCCCAGAAAGACGGCTTCCACACGGTGTACACGCAGGAAAACGGCGTTGACCTGAGCGGCGTGGAGATCGAGGCGACGTCGTTCGCGAACCTGCTCGAGGACATGCCGCTCAGGCCGCTTCCATTAGGCGTTCACGTCTCCGGCATCCTCCTGTGGGGGCTTGCCGTGGGAGTCCTCTCCTTCGTTTTCCGACCCGCCGTATCCTTCCCGGCGGTTGCGGCCCTTTCCGTCCTGTACCTCGGTGCAGCCGTCCACCGGTTCACCGTGGAGGCCGCATGGTACCCCGTCGTCTTCCCCCTCCTCGTACAGGGGCCCATGGTCCTGTTGGGTTCCGTGGCGTGGAACTACGTGGAGCTGAACCGGGAGCGGCGGAATTTCCGCAGGGCGCTCGCCGATTACCTTCCCGCGGGGGTTGTGGACGATCTGGCGAAGAATATCGAGGGGCTGAGGGTCGGCAATCGGCTGGTGAACGGGATCTGCCTCGCCACGGATGCCGAACGGTACACCGCCCTGGCCGAGTCGATGGAGCCGAAGGATCTCGCACAACTCATGAACCGGTATTACGAGGCGGTGTTCGATCCCGTCCGGCGCCACGGGGGGATGGTCTCGAACGTCGTCGGGGATTCCATGCTGGCCCTGTGGCTCGCCACCAAGGAAGACCCCGCCCCCTTGAACGACGCCTGCCTGGCCGCGATCGAGATCTCGAACGCGATGCGGGAATTCCGCGGGTTGCACGAAGGGATCGCCCTACCCACCCGGATCGGGCTGCATGCCGGGGAGATCCTCCTCGGGAACATCGGCGCCGGCCAGCATTTCGAATACCGCCCGGTAGGGGACATCGTGAACACGGCGACCCGGATCGAGGGGCTCAACAAGTACCTGGGAACGCGGATCCTGGTCTCCCGGGAGGTGATTTCCATGGCGGGCACGTTCCTTGCGCGGGATCTGGGGAGGTTCCTCCTCGTCGGGAAATCGAGGCCGGTGCACGTGTTCGAACTGGTGAACCTCCTGGCGGAGGCCACCCCCCGGGAAAAGGAATACTGCGCATCGTTTGCGGAAGGACTGGAACGGTTCCGGCGGCAGGCCTGGGAGAAGGCGACCGAAACGTTCCAACAGACGCTCGGGATCCGGGAGGGAGACGGGCCCTCGCTCTTTTACCTGCTTCTTTGCGCGCGCTATTCGCAGATCCCGCCCGGCGAAGGGTGGGACGGCGTCGTCCAGATGGAGAAAAAGTAG
- the ruvC gene encoding crossover junction endodeoxyribonuclease RuvC: MKSMIRGPRRILGIDPGSLRTGYGIVDVRGNAVSPVAWGVIRLEGEASFPDRLFRIHRELTGLILLHRPTEAAVEKVFLAKNPSSALKLGQARGAAIVTCGTHGVPVHEYSAKEIKAAATGHGGAPKEQVAGMVARLLGIRDPIPPDASDALAMAFCRAVTRDLDPKGDRG; this comes from the coding sequence ATGAAGAGCATGATACGTGGCCCTCGTCGGATTCTCGGGATCGACCCGGGGTCGCTGCGGACCGGGTACGGGATCGTCGACGTCCGGGGGAACGCGGTCTCCCCGGTCGCGTGGGGCGTCATCCGGCTCGAAGGCGAGGCGTCCTTCCCCGACAGGCTCTTCCGGATCCATCGCGAACTCACCGGCCTGATCCTTCTCCATCGTCCGACGGAAGCCGCGGTCGAGAAGGTCTTCCTGGCGAAAAACCCTTCGTCCGCTCTGAAGCTCGGGCAGGCGCGCGGTGCGGCGATCGTCACCTGCGGCACCCACGGCGTCCCGGTCCACGAATACAGCGCCAAGGAGATCAAGGCGGCGGCGACAGGGCACGGCGGCGCCCCGAAGGAGCAGGTCGCCGGGATGGTCGCCCGGCTGCTCGGCATCCGCGACCCGATCCCCCCCGACGCCTCCGACGCGCTCGCCATGGCCTTCTGCCGCGCGGTGACCCGGGATCTTGACCCGAAGGGGGACCGTGGGTGA
- a CDS encoding YebC/PmpR family DNA-binding transcriptional regulator, whose amino-acid sequence MSGHNKWSSIKHKKGKADALRGRAFTKITREIITAAKIGGGDPEGNSRLRSAILAAKAVNMPNDNISRAIKKGTGELEGVSYEEYMYEGYGPNGVAVLVKVLTDNKNRTVADLRHTFTKYNGNLGETGCVNWMFGKKGSVSVLKESVGEEKLMELALDLGADDVENDPESHEFEVRCEPDVFEDVKKGLEEKGVKISTAEVAMVPQTTVHLQGKPAETMLKMMNALEESDDVQNVWANFDISDEDMEAFG is encoded by the coding sequence ATGTCCGGACACAATAAGTGGAGCTCGATCAAGCACAAGAAGGGGAAGGCCGACGCCCTCAGGGGCAGGGCGTTCACCAAGATCACCCGCGAGATCATCACCGCCGCGAAGATCGGTGGCGGAGACCCGGAGGGGAACTCCCGTCTCCGGTCCGCGATCCTGGCCGCGAAGGCGGTCAACATGCCGAACGACAACATCTCCCGGGCGATCAAGAAGGGGACCGGCGAGCTCGAAGGCGTCTCGTACGAGGAGTACATGTACGAAGGGTACGGGCCGAACGGGGTGGCGGTGCTGGTCAAGGTCCTCACCGACAACAAGAACCGGACGGTCGCCGATCTCCGGCACACGTTCACGAAATACAACGGCAACCTCGGCGAGACGGGGTGCGTCAACTGGATGTTCGGCAAGAAAGGTTCGGTCAGCGTCCTCAAGGAGTCCGTCGGTGAGGAGAAGCTGATGGAGCTCGCCCTCGACCTCGGCGCCGACGACGTCGAGAACGATCCCGAATCCCACGAATTCGAGGTCCGGTGCGAGCCGGACGTCTTCGAGGACGTGAAGAAGGGCCTCGAGGAGAAGGGCGTGAAGATCTCCACGGCCGAGGTGGCCATGGTCCCGCAGACCACGGTTCACCTCCAGGGGAAGCCCGCCGAAACGATGCTCAAGATGATGAACGCCCTCGAGGAGTCCGACGACGTCCAGAACGTCTGGGCGAACTTCGACATCTCCGACGAGGATATGGAGGCGTTCGGCTGA
- the tyrS gene encoding tyrosine--tRNA ligase codes for MENVLRSLRRGTVEVISGEELSRKVAASAREKRPLRVKAGFDPTAPDLHLGHTVLIQKLKHFQEAGHQVVFLIGDFTGMIGDPSGKSETRQALTREDVERNAVTYKEQIFKILDPERTEVRFNSEWLSPLRIEEMVRVAAQMTVARMLERDDFRKRYEEERPISIHEFLYPLFQGYDSVALRADVEFGGTDQKFNLLVGRDLQRAYGQEPQVVMTTPLLVGLDGVNKMSKSLGNYVGITEPPETIFGKMMSVSDGLMVMYYELLSDIGVAELAALKEGLSDGSRHPMDAKIALAREIVARFHGAAAARVAEDGFRGRFSRKEFPDDARRVELAADGGTPDLATLVSRVSGSFTSKSAARRLIAQGGVEVNGERATDPSVLLPSPAEIRLKIGKKEFVVVALG; via the coding sequence ATGGAAAACGTTCTCCGGTCCTTGAGGCGAGGCACGGTGGAAGTGATCTCCGGGGAGGAGCTTTCCCGGAAAGTCGCCGCCTCCGCGAGGGAGAAGCGCCCCCTGCGGGTGAAGGCGGGGTTCGACCCCACGGCGCCCGATCTCCACCTGGGGCACACGGTGCTCATCCAGAAGCTCAAGCACTTCCAGGAGGCCGGGCACCAGGTGGTCTTCCTGATCGGGGACTTCACCGGGATGATCGGCGACCCGTCGGGCAAATCGGAGACCCGGCAGGCGCTCACCCGGGAGGACGTCGAACGGAACGCCGTGACGTACAAGGAGCAGATCTTCAAGATCCTCGACCCGGAACGGACCGAGGTCCGCTTCAACTCCGAGTGGCTCTCCCCCCTGCGGATCGAGGAGATGGTCCGCGTCGCCGCGCAGATGACGGTGGCGCGGATGCTCGAGCGGGACGATTTCCGGAAGCGGTACGAGGAGGAGCGCCCGATCTCGATCCACGAGTTCCTCTACCCGCTCTTCCAGGGGTACGACTCCGTGGCGCTGCGGGCGGACGTGGAGTTCGGCGGGACCGACCAGAAGTTCAACCTGCTGGTGGGGCGCGACCTGCAGCGGGCGTACGGGCAGGAGCCGCAGGTGGTGATGACCACGCCGCTGCTGGTGGGGCTGGACGGCGTCAACAAGATGAGCAAGAGCCTCGGGAACTACGTGGGCATCACGGAACCCCCGGAGACGATCTTCGGGAAGATGATGTCGGTCTCGGACGGATTGATGGTCATGTACTACGAGCTGCTCTCCGACATCGGGGTGGCGGAGCTCGCCGCGCTGAAGGAGGGGCTCTCCGACGGTTCCCGTCACCCGATGGACGCGAAGATCGCCCTCGCGCGCGAGATCGTCGCGCGCTTCCACGGGGCGGCGGCCGCGCGCGTGGCCGAGGACGGTTTTCGCGGCCGCTTCTCCCGGAAGGAGTTCCCGGACGACGCGCGGCGCGTCGAGCTCGCCGCGGACGGCGGAACGCCGGATCTCGCCACGTTGGTGTCGCGCGTTTCCGGAAGCTTCACCTCGAAATCCGCCGCACGGCGGCTCATCGCGCAGGGTGGGGTGGAGGTGAACGGGGAACGGGCGACCGACCCGTCCGTTCTTCTCCCGTCTCCCGCGGAAATCCGGCTGAAGATCGGGAAGAAGGAGTTCGTGGTCGTCGCCCTCGGGTGA
- a CDS encoding TIGR00282 family metallophosphoesterase, giving the protein MWVLFFGDVVGKPGRKAVAEFLSRLGGVRDVDLVIANGENAASGMGLTDSVVRDLFESGVDVLTGGNHVWDKKEGIPLVRAGERILRPANYPPGVDGRGWGVFHGRSGTPYAVVSLIGRVFMGNFDCPFRWADAALPAIRREAACVVVDFHAEATSEKRALALYLDGRVSAIAGTHTHVQTSDASVLPGGTGCITDTGMCGPAGSIIGMDPKTVLRRFLLQVPVRFDVAPGEPEASGVFFDLDPGTGRCVAVQAFRISESQMRSKEAWKTFSGP; this is encoded by the coding sequence ATGTGGGTTCTGTTCTTCGGCGACGTGGTCGGCAAGCCCGGTCGGAAGGCCGTGGCGGAGTTCCTCTCGCGCCTGGGCGGCGTCCGGGACGTCGACCTCGTGATCGCGAACGGGGAGAACGCGGCCAGCGGGATGGGGCTGACCGACTCCGTCGTGCGCGACCTGTTCGAGTCGGGCGTCGACGTGCTGACGGGCGGCAACCACGTGTGGGACAAGAAGGAGGGGATCCCGCTGGTGCGCGCCGGTGAGCGGATTCTGCGTCCGGCGAACTACCCTCCGGGGGTCGACGGGCGGGGGTGGGGCGTTTTTCACGGCCGCAGCGGCACGCCGTACGCCGTGGTGTCGCTGATCGGTCGCGTCTTCATGGGAAACTTCGACTGCCCGTTCCGCTGGGCCGACGCGGCGCTCCCCGCGATTCGCCGCGAGGCGGCCTGCGTGGTGGTCGATTTCCACGCCGAGGCGACCTCGGAGAAGCGGGCGCTCGCGCTTTACCTGGACGGAAGGGTTTCCGCGATCGCGGGAACGCACACGCACGTCCAGACCTCCGACGCCTCGGTCCTGCCGGGCGGCACCGGCTGCATCACCGACACGGGGATGTGCGGCCCCGCCGGGTCGATCATCGGGATGGATCCGAAGACGGTCCTGCGGCGCTTCCTCCTTCAGGTGCCCGTCCGCTTCGACGTCGCCCCCGGCGAGCCGGAGGCGTCGGGCGTCTTCTTCGATCTGGATCCGGGAACGGGCCGCTGCGTCGCGGTGCAGGCGTTCCGGATCTCGGAATCGCAAATGAGGAGCAAAGAGGCATGGAAAACGTTCTCCGGTCCTTGA
- the rny gene encoding ribonuclease Y: protein MSTVMIVVLAALAVGLGVYVAFLLSGKKSALDKSRADTRAEAEKAAEILQSSKKEAANILKEAALQAKDHLLQVKIDFEKETRDRKNELSQLEKRLLQKEDQLDRKSEQVEARAAEHAKKEREIAEQERKLEAVQADLDARMAASRVELERVAGLSAEQAKAEIVELIADEAKMEAGKKIRVMDEEFKEEATQKARKMISLAVQRYAADYVAEHVVSAVPLPSEEMKGRIIGREGRNIRAFEAATGIDVIIDDTPEAVILSGFNPVRREIARISLTRLLQDGRIHPARIEETVEKVSKEVEETIREAGEQALFDLGIHGVHAELVKLIGRLKYRTSYGQNIYTHSLEVAFLCGMIASELGLNAKVAKRAGLLHDIGKAVDHEVEGPHALIGADLARKYGESARIVHAIGAHHEDESPKDILPILVQAADALSGARPGARREMLANYLKRLEDLEAIAKSFAGVEKSYAIQAGREIRIIVDYQKIGDDAATLLARDIAKKIETDLSYPGQIRVTVIRETRAVEYAR from the coding sequence ATGTCGACGGTGATGATCGTGGTCCTTGCGGCGCTGGCCGTCGGGCTCGGCGTGTACGTGGCGTTCCTGCTTTCCGGGAAGAAGAGCGCGCTGGACAAATCCCGGGCCGACACGCGGGCCGAGGCGGAGAAGGCCGCGGAGATCCTTCAGAGCTCGAAGAAGGAGGCCGCGAACATCCTGAAGGAGGCGGCCCTTCAGGCCAAGGACCACCTGCTGCAGGTCAAGATCGACTTCGAGAAGGAGACGCGGGACCGGAAGAACGAGCTGAGCCAGCTCGAGAAGCGCCTCCTCCAGAAAGAGGACCAGCTCGACCGCAAGAGCGAGCAGGTCGAGGCGCGTGCCGCCGAGCACGCGAAGAAGGAGCGGGAGATCGCGGAGCAGGAGCGGAAGCTGGAGGCGGTCCAGGCGGATCTCGACGCCCGGATGGCGGCGTCCCGGGTCGAGCTCGAGCGGGTGGCGGGCCTGTCGGCCGAGCAGGCGAAGGCGGAGATCGTGGAATTGATCGCCGATGAGGCCAAGATGGAAGCCGGCAAGAAGATCCGGGTCATGGACGAGGAGTTCAAGGAGGAGGCGACGCAGAAGGCCCGGAAGATGATCTCCCTTGCCGTCCAGCGGTACGCGGCGGACTACGTCGCCGAGCACGTCGTGAGCGCGGTGCCGCTGCCGTCCGAGGAGATGAAGGGGAGGATCATCGGCCGCGAGGGGAGGAACATCCGCGCCTTCGAAGCCGCCACCGGGATCGACGTCATCATCGACGACACCCCCGAGGCGGTCATCCTGTCCGGCTTCAACCCGGTCCGCCGGGAGATCGCGAGGATCTCGCTGACCCGCCTGTTGCAGGATGGGCGGATCCACCCGGCCCGGATCGAGGAGACGGTCGAGAAGGTGTCCAAGGAGGTGGAGGAGACGATCCGCGAGGCGGGGGAGCAGGCGCTCTTCGACCTGGGGATCCACGGCGTCCACGCGGAACTCGTGAAGCTGATCGGGAGGCTGAAGTACCGGACCTCCTACGGGCAGAACATCTACACCCACTCCCTCGAGGTGGCGTTCCTGTGCGGGATGATCGCCTCGGAGCTGGGGCTGAACGCCAAGGTCGCCAAGCGCGCGGGGCTGCTCCACGACATCGGGAAGGCGGTCGACCACGAGGTCGAGGGGCCGCACGCGCTGATCGGGGCCGACCTGGCGCGGAAATACGGCGAGTCCGCGAGGATCGTGCACGCGATCGGGGCGCACCACGAGGACGAGTCGCCCAAGGACATCCTGCCCATCCTGGTCCAGGCCGCGGACGCCCTGTCCGGCGCGAGGCCGGGGGCGCGCCGCGAGATGCTGGCGAACTACCTCAAGCGTCTCGAGGACCTCGAGGCGATCGCGAAGTCGTTCGCCGGCGTGGAGAAGTCGTACGCGATCCAGGCGGGACGGGAGATCCGCATCATCGTCGACTACCAGAAGATCGGGGACGACGCGGCGACCCTTCTCGCGCGCGACATCGCGAAGAAGATCGAGACGGACCTCTCCTACCCGGGGCAGATCCGCGTGACCGTGATCCGCGAGACGCGCGCCGTGGAATACGCGAGGTAG